The Molothrus aeneus isolate 106 chromosome 22, BPBGC_Maene_1.0, whole genome shotgun sequence genomic interval gccccactccccgACCCCGAGTCCACCCCCTGTCCTTGTCACCCTACTCCcagcccaccctcccagcctttccctcgGTGCCCAGTACCATCACTGTGCCCCTggacccccagccccatcacgctgctctctgtgccctggAATCGTCACTCCAGTCCCTGACCCATGACCCACCCTGGCCACCCTCCTCCCTGACTCCCAAATCCATCACCCTGCCCTTGGCCCCCAGCCCACCCTCACCATCCCGCTCCTCGACCCCACCCCATCCTGTCCTTGTCACCCTGCtcctgattccccacctgccctgcccaccctgtgcccacccttgcccccagccccatcactctgctccctgcccaccctcaccaTCCCCCCCTTGGCCCTGCCAcctcagagccctccctgcctgcagggagctctggtAACAGCGTGTTCTCCTTAAATCCCACTCTTCCCTCCCTCATTTTGCCCAGCTTTAGCTTGTTGAACAGAAACAAAACGCCAAAACACGAGCTGGATAAtccccagctgagcccagctcagcaaaCCGCCCTGAGGGCAGCCCTGTCACTCTCTGGAGGGCCCGGGGtgcctgtcccagcctgtcctCCCCCAGATCACCCCAGGGGCACTGACAGCAGAGGTTCCAGCACAAGAGGACAATGCCTGCAGTGCAGGATTCCCTGGCTGTGTGGGCAGAATCTGCAGAACCAGCGTTGTTTCTGTGCCAGGATCTCCTGGTGCTGTGCATCTGCCCTGGAGAAGGTGTTCTGTGCCCAGAGGTGGCACTGGAAGGCCGGGTTtagctctggcactgctgctctcctgctgggaATTTATTTTTGGTGCCTCCTTCAGGGCtgtctgctccctgctctggcatTTTTTGAGTGTAGAGACCAGTCTGGGTGTGTTTCCTTTTATTGTGTGATTTCAATTAAAACACCAGCAGAAAGTTAGGACAACTGCCAGAGGAGCTGAGTGTTTTACCATGAGTGCAACCAGTGAAAGTGGTTTTTCAGAAGAAGTAAATTCTTTATAATTTCTTGTCCTAAAAATCCCTCATTTGGTAGTGGCTGGTGATTGCtgcctggttttggctggatTAAACACACCCTAAATTCTTGTTTGAAATAAATAGGGGCTGTACATGAGCAGAATAAAGAGATAATCTAGGCTTTGCAAGAAAACAGTCATTTTATTGGTGTTTTGTTGAGCTCTCTGAATAACCACCCACATATTTCCATTGTTTTATTCTTGGGCTTCATCTGCCAGATGAAACACTTCCCACATTTATTTTCAGGTCCTGAGGGAGGCAAATATGTCAGGAATTTAAATGATTCCAACAGCAGCACCAGATGGAGCTTGGTATTGGGAAAGCTGGAagggggcaggggaaggaggagataGATAATAAACATGTGGGTTTTAAATATTATCAACAGCAAGATTTTCATGAGTGCCTGCTTGTCCCAAGCTGGGATAGCAGGTGTTAAAGAGGGCTGTGAGTGTGACTGCAAAGAGAGACTCAAAAGTTAGTCATGTAAAGTCTAAAACTGTTCTCCACGTAGAGCACACCTGAAAAGCTGCTGGATTTGCTGTTTGCTCTGAGATTCTCCCTCCTTGCAAAgtgtttttccccaaattcttcCAGGAAAGCCCAAGGTGTACCAAGGTGTGAGGGTGAAGATCACGGTCAAGGAgttgctgcagcagaggagagcacGACAAGCAGCCACTGGTTCAGCAGTGAGTGAAAATATTGTGGTGTTGGCTTTGTAGCTTCTCTTTcaatgtttgtgttttgtttttttggttttttggggttttttttccaggactgtAATTTCTGGGCCAAAATCTGAGAGTAACAGGCGGGTGAGGATGGGGGAAAGGAACATTCAGTCAGAGTAGCTGCAGCAGTGACTTAAAGGAGTGAGAATCTGAGGAATACAGggagaaagcagagctgcttctcCAGAAAAGTCACTCCCTCCGGGATGGAAGCACACCTGGGCAGCCCCATCCCTTCTGGAGGAGGGGCTGAGCTCtgagtgcacacacacacctgcacattCCCTCTCATTCCCTCTTCCAGCCTTTGTAGGattcctccagctccagccactCAGGGGATTTGCATAAAGAGCTTGGCAAATCATTATTTCTTCCTGGTTCATGACATTGCAGCTCTTGGAGCTTTTCAGATTTCAGCCTCTGCACTTTGTTGCAGCTGATTGCACAAAAATCAGCCTGAGATCCAGGGGCAGAGAGGGTCTGGGTGAAGAGAATTGTCAGGTTTTGGAAACGCTGGGTCactgctcccctgcagccccaagaGCAGCAGCCTCTTCATCACAGccaggtgtcccagggctgcGTGGAACCGGTTTTCACTTCCCACCAGCACCTCACACAACCCCTGTGGTGCCCACACAGGAAAAAGTGAAAAGCGGCGGTGAGGGAAGTCACCTCGGTGACCTGCACAAGGTATGGCCCGCCCCAAAAGCCCCgaggctctgggctggcaggatGTGCGCTGAGAAAAGCTCAGCCTGGGGACTCCATCTCTGCCTTGTCACGTCTGCAGCAAAAAGGGACAAAAGGCACCCTCAGCCCAGAAGAGCCACTGTTTCAGGAATTAAATGCACGGGATGTGCCAGGAAGTTGTTGCCAGGGAAATGAGCTGCTCACTCGAGAGCAGCTTGAATAAAGGAAATGAAGTGGAGGGTTGTATGAATTAAATCTGAGGGGGAAAATCCCGCCAGCATTTGTACTTGCAGAGTAAAATCCTGGCCCCTAAGCAGCAAAACTCCTGTTCCTTTTGGGGTGGGTTTCTTCCTTCCAGCAGGTCAGGTCCCTGGAAGTGGTTGATCTGTCTTGCTGCAGCTTCCAGCATTCCTTAAAAAACGAAGCTGTCCCTTTTCAAGGAGCACTGCTAGAGCTGCTTCTCAAACGACACCAATCCAGtctgctgggacacctgcagtgGTCTTTAGTTAATGACTCATTCCCAGTAATATCCATTCCTAGGAACTCCTTGGGGTTCCCTCCAGTGTGGAATTCACGCTCCTGGAAATTAACACACACCAGtttcagaggcagctctgtAGAATGGGGAATGCAGCAAAACGAGCAAAAAGAGcccctcagcacagagctgatTCAGGGGCTTCACCCCGGGTGGGTGCTGTGCCCATCAAAAATCCTGTTATGCACATTCATCTCATGTTCTGTCAGTGCCAGCGAGGTTttcccagccacagccaggagggaaatAAGGTTTATTTCAAGAGTTTTCTCTGAAATCCAGACTCACCTCGCTCTGTGCCGCAgctcccctccttcccttctctttgctCAGGTTCcttgggacagcagcagcagcagcagcagcagcatccagttTGCAGAGTCTGTGTCTCCGCCTCACCCAGGTTGGTACAAAGCCCATCCACACGGCCCTTCCCGCCCcattcccaatttttcccaccGCCCCGAGCCTTCCCAGCCCTGTTTGAGGCCGGCAGCGCCCGCGGTGGGGCCAATCAGCACCTGCAGGGAGCCCGCGGGATGCAGATGAGGAGCTGAGAGCGCACGGGGCTCTCCTTTCCCAGCTTATCCATCCCACAGCAGGGAATTCCATCCCTTCGGGAAAAGATGCTCATCCCGAGGGAACAGCATCGccttccccaggctctgggggccACCGAGGGCCAGAGTGCCCTGGAGCCCCTGGCTGGGTTCTgttctctcctccctctcctgccagcaTCCACAGGAATGAGAGAAATACCAGATTTTCAACACCACCAAGagtttcctcctcctgcctgcgaATATccaaggaaaagggggaaggggTGAGGGGAGGGGCACTTTGGGCTCGCAGATCCTTCAGGTATCCCCAGCCAAAGCTCAGAGGAAAGGCTGGGCAGGTGTGAGTGCACACATGGCATGGACAAGGAAATTGTTAAATCATCGATAGCTGGGAATCCATTTGCTTATGTTAATAAAGAAACGTGAGACACGCCAAAGCTGACATGCCAAAGCCTTTTCAGGCTGGAAGGTCTCCATCAGTTTATGTATTTTGGGTGTTTCTCACTCCCCAGAGCCAGCTAAACACTGCCACCTTTGACCCTGCAATGTGCATTTCAGACCTGTGCCCTTCACCTGGACAGGGCTTAAACCATGTTTGAGCTTGGTGTGAAAAGATAATAATTTGGAAAGCCAGATCTGCTGTGAGCTTTCCAGGAACTCACCCTTTGGCCAGCAACACTACATGGTCACAATGCCACATCAGCCCTGCCTTGCTCCATTTGTTCTGCTCCTGTCTGGCTGTTTGGAGgataaaaaaaaggcaaattatcCTCCTGTTATCCCCTTGTTCCTGCAGGTGTAGCTGCCCCGGGTCTGGAGATGAGGCAAAGGCAcatctgccaggctgggaagcaCAAATCACTGCCTGGCACCTTCTGGGGCTGCAAACAGGGCACAGAGGGTCGAGAGTCTGAGGGAGTTTCCAGCTGGATCCCTGTCCAAAATGCCTGGGGCCAGAAGAGTTTCCAGCAGTTAAAGAGCTTCAGAGCTGAGGGGGCTGCCTTCCCTGAGTTATTCACATGCTTTGGAGCATCTCCCTTGTGGTTTCTGCTTTCCTACAAAATCCCCCTTGCCCTTGAGAGGCCTGTTTAATGTCTGAATTCACAGGGTTACTGAGCCTGGGAGAGCACTGAAACCTGCCCTTTGTGAAGACAGGCACTGATTAATTTGCTGCTgtctgctttcctttctctcctaGAGCCTTTTGAAGCAGAATCCATCcctcctgtgcccagctgctgcccatcctgGCAGTTTTCCAGCTGCCTGTCCTGTGAGGAAAGCCCTGGCTACCTGGAGCAGCTGATAGATTCCTGCCTGCAGTCAGATGCACCCTCTGAGGCAGCCTTCAGTGCCTTCCAGCCACCCCCACACTGCACCCCAGACACCTTCCAGCCAGTCCAGCTCTGCTTCAACCAGGGCCTGGTGAGCTTTGGGACCCAGGGGAGCAGccacaggtgtccccagggggaGAGGGAGTCAcctcctggggcagagcagcagcaatgtgGGAATTTGGCTGCTTTTAGGAGCTTGGGATGCTCATGGGCTCTGAATGCTTTCCCACAGGGGGCATAAAATAAactgggagaagctgcaggatggggaatgtcccttcttttcccatgggggaccccaaataaactgggagaggctgcaggatggGGAATGTCCCTTCTAGAGGTCCTGTAGATTTTGTGCAAAGagaagcacagctcctgcaaggGGTTGTCCCTACTAACAGAAACTGCCTTTGGGTTTACACCTCCAGgatctccctgggcagggattgtccctaCTAACATTGGGTTTACACCTCCAGGATCTCtctgggcagggattgtccctgtTAACATTGGGTTTACACTTCCAGGATCTCtctgggcagggattgtccctgtTAACATTGGGTTCACACCTCCAGGATCTCTCTGAGCAGGGATTGTCCCTGTTAACATTGGGTTCACACCTCCaggacctccctgggcagggattgtccctgtTAACATTGGGTTCACACCTCCaggacctccctgggcagggattgtccctgtTAACATTGGGTTCACACCTCCaggacctccctgggcagccacatGAGAAAGGCAACAGCACAGCAATCCTGCCTGCTGGCCATATTTCCCTGaaatctcctttttcccctttttctctctcaatcTCCAGgctgccagctctcccagctcagcagaCCTGCCCAGCCCGTGGaactccagctgctctccccctcAGCTGTCTCCCCTCACCCCGCTGACCCCCAGCCCACCCTACAGCTGCCCCATGGAGGAGTGGCCCTGCcaccccccgtgtcccctggccagccctgcgtgctgctgcccagcctgtggggctcagggcagggacagcaggggcccgcagtgctgcccctgccccagctcggactgcctggagctgctgccacccctgGCCGTGGCTGAGGACTTCttcaggagggacaggagctgggacatTTGCTACAGCTAATGGGGGCTGTGGTTTCACACATCCACTCTATCCAAATCAGATTAAATTGCCCATGAACTATGCAAAGTTGTGCTGCCTAACACAGCCCCGTTTATTCTTCACTACTCACACGTTTTTTTACACAATGCTGTCACTACATTGATCTACGGTTAGGGGGGGGTTGTTGgtggtttggtggggttttgtccctggtttttttttttcattgttgctgtttttaaaaataaatctgaagcTGCCTTATCAAACACTTGTTATTAAACCAGCTCTTTTTGATACAAATAAATCATTTGGTGCAAATGCTGAAGCCTGCTCATTTTTCATGTGCAAAAGGTCAgtgcttttctcttctgctgctgaCCCTGCTCTCACAGAGGTGAGGATGAGGTTTTGAGCAGCCTATTCAGTGACACAAAAGCTCTCACTCACCTTTTCCAGCAGATAAAAAGTCCATATTTAATCCATTTTTCCCCAGAGAACTCTGTGCAtcacccagctctgagctggatctgcagctcctcacctctgctgctgctcaggctgccCTGGTGACATTTCCCAGTGGTTCTGGCAGAAAAGGAAAGCTGATGTTTGCCACACCAGGGTTTAGCCCTGGCTCCTCAGAGGTAAAAGGTTTTCAGCAAAATCAGCTGAACAGGAGctaaatgatttattttttagagTAGATAATAGGAAAATTGTAATACCTGAGGATTTCCTCCTTCTTGCATAAACCCAGAGCTTCCTAACATTTTGTCTTGCCTCCTCTTGGTGAGGcaaactggaaagaaagaaagaagcatcTCTCCATATTAAATTCCaccaaaaaagagaaataactaCACCTGCAAAGACAAATATGAATTCTATCCAGCTGTTTGCTCACCTCACCCAGACACTTCCATGCTGAACTGAAAACCTTTCCCGTTCCTTTACCTTATGTAAGGtaccagttttttttttttttttccaaaacatgctttaaaaatattcaaataatatCTCTCCTTCTCCCCTGATTAATCTCAGCATTGGCCCAAGTGATAAATGCAAGAGGTCACagcaaaatatatatattattattatataaatgCTAAAGAGCTGTAACTTTGCAGCAGTTGAAGGTGTGATCacccctgtgcagggacaccccacCAAGTGTCATTTCCGtagtgctggcagctgcttcAGCCCCTGGGTGATCCTTTGGGGCACTGAAGGGCTGGAATTCTACCCCAGAGCTCACCCAGcgccagctgctcctgcctcaggagCGGGCACACCTGGAGCCACACATCAGAACCCCTTagcagcagcaagaaaaagccagaaaatgAGGCTGAGGCAAGAAACTGGAGGCTTCTAGAGGAAATGGGGTGCCCACATCCTCCCCAAGGTTGGCCTGAGCTTAGCAGAGCCAGGGAGATGCTCTCAGGGAGTGAAAGGGCACCATGAAATGATAAATACGGGTTTCAGAACGGGTTTAAGTGTTGGAGTCTGACAAGATATTTCTGACCTCCAGCTGAGGCGGATGTTTAATTCTGACAGGGTTTTAGCAGATTGCACACTCATCAATATCTGTGCCCACCCCTGATcccactgctggcacagccacaaAGCAACATCAGCACTAAAACCACCCTAAATCCCATCCTGATCCTCGGATGATGCCTGATCCAGGCCAAAAAACCCCTCCTCAGTGGAGGAGGCCAAGATATTTCCAGCAGAATATTCCTACAGACCAAAACCTCCGGGCTGTACCAGCTTCCATCACATCAGCAACACCATTTCCATCCCTTgcagcttcttcctccttccctgctgctcctcctgcagtggTTTTGCAATCCCACCCGTGCCAGACTGGAAACTGGTTTGAGATGCTGTCAACAGCCCCGGGGACACACTCAGGACAAGTAGAAGCTTGCTGGCTGTTGACACAAGGCCTTGTTGAcacaagaaagggaaaaaacacaaCAGAGGAGCCATTCAAAGGTTACTTGTGTGTTTTCTGTGAGAAATGTATTATTTCCCTCTTTCATCCCTCCCAAAAGTAAAAAGGAGTTAAAGGAAATACCTaaagcagagctgcctctgctgaaaGGCTGGCATTTCATCAGTCCCTGCCAAGTGAAGCCCTGACTGCCTCTATAAACACAAACCCGAGGATCATCTCATGCTTACAAAGCCATGAATAACCCCAGAAGTCACCCACAGTTACCGAGAAAAGGTTCTTATTTTCAGCTTCTCTACCCGAGAATTTGATCTAAAAGTTTCCCTTGCCAACCGACTGACAGCTTTTCTATGGTGCCACTTCAGAACGTTTGCTTGGTGATAACGAGCCTTTGTTATTAACAACTTATCCAAAGCCACAGGTAGGAAGAGATAAACTGTGCAAATAAAGGGATATCACACACTGCCAGCAAGCCTGAGCTTTGAGAAGTTACATTTGCCCTGAAAGAGCAATAAAAAATTGAGGAGTGAGGTGTGAACTGCTTAAATCAGTGAGAGAAGTAGAGAAGACGCTCAGGTTTGAGatttaaaagtgattttctccacagccaggccaggaattgggaaaggaaaagagaaaattgtttTACACACAggggggaagcagcagcttccaaCAGTCTGGTGGCTCCAGTCCAAAGCCAACAGGAGCAGCTTGTGGATGGTGGCTGCTTCCAGAGGAGGCCTCTGCAGGCTGAGCTTTggggagctgagcacagagaggagGAATCCTGGCACTGCCACGGGCTCTTCCCACTGCAAACCTCATCCACCAGCTCCCAGCTTCCAGGGGGATGCTTTAATTCCTCCCCTAAAAGGATATTTTCCCTGATATTCTGGAGATGGTGATGATTCCAGACTCCCATTGACACTGGTTTGTATGAAACACCCTAGAGATGACACAATAAAGGGAAAAGCCACTCAAGGGAAGAAAGCTCCTGTATTTTTTCACTTCCAAAGGAATTCAGTCACCTCACAGACATTTCTAGgtggaaaaaagctttttacaCTTTCACATTGCTCGCAGTTtgacagttctgctgctgcaggatccAGAAATTGATATTTTTTCCATCGTTTTGCCTTGACACACGGTATTACCTCCCTGATACCCTTCTCCCTCCATTCAGGGCTCGTTGTAGCATCCTTCCAAGTGAGACAGCACTGGCTTTTGCTGGCCTGTGCTCAGATACATGAAAATTTATGCAAACACATGCAAATACACGTCTGCTTCTCTGTCAGCAGGATTGCAGGTACGTGTAGTGAGAGGCGATGGCCcaacagcagagaggagggctgGAAAATCGAGGTCTCTGCATTTCCTAAGAGCTTTTGCTCCTGTCAGTTGTTTAAACACTCCAGGCCTGCCAGTGCCTCAGGAAATCCCAGTGAGACAGCAGCCAGTGGGTGCTCAAGGAAGTGGCTGCAGTGATTTAAGAACTCTGCCCTTCAtctctgtgctcacactgctggagagcagcacctgcacacaCTGAGGAGCCAGCAACATCCAAAATACAGCTCAGAGTGAGCCCCAGCCTCTGCCAAAACACGGCCTTGCAGAGCCACAGATTGCACAGCAATCCACAAATCATTTCACAGAAACGCTAAAAGGAATCGGCCAAACCCCTGTCAGGTGGgaaagggagcagggcagcactcCCTGCACACACCCACACGGGTTTGCTGCCCTAAAGGCTCTGGGAGACCCAAAGGGATTCTCTGTCTGCCCCCAGGTGAGGTGAGCTCC includes:
- the POU2AF3 gene encoding POU class 2 homeobox associating factor 3 translates to MPPAKAGGSGEGGEEGGREEARHDRLLPAGCQRRVPAGVFPQILPGKPKVYQGVRVKITVKELLQQRRARQAATGSAVPWDSSSSSSSSIQFAESVSPPHPEPFEAESIPPVPSCCPSWQFSSCLSCEESPGYLEQLIDSCLQSDAPSEAAFSAFQPPPHCTPDTFQPVQLCFNQGLAASSPSSADLPSPWNSSCSPPQLSPLTPLTPSPPYSCPMEEWPCHPPCPLASPACCCPACGAQGRDSRGPQCCPCPSSDCLELLPPLAVAEDFFRRDRSWDICYS